The nucleotide window GCGCATCATGAGCACCGTCGAGAAGCTGAACGTCGTGCAGACAGGGTGAATATTCTCTGGGAGACCCACGAAGAATACCTCTTTGCGTCCGATAGTGAACTTGACCGTGACGGGTTCTTTCTAACCGGCCCCTCACTCTTCGCCGAGTTCGACATCCCCCTCCTCACACGAAATCGGCGACATTACTTCCATTCCGACCGGATTACCGGAGTTTCGTCGGCGGACTTGGTCTGTCATACGCTACTGATCGACGACGACTCTCGCTATCGAACCTACTGTCTTCTCCTCATCCAGCGAGAAACAATTGGATGGACGACGCTACGGGAGCGCGCGAAATATTACGAACAAGAAGCAGATATCGACTTACTGACGATCATTACCGACCTCGTTGCATATCTGGAGACTGGGGGGCGGATACCCTCTGACCGCCTTCCCTCATGGGAAGACTTCAAAAGTACCGCCGCAGACTACGAGATTAACGTATGACCTCCCGTGCTCGATTCGACCGTGACTATATTGAAATGGAACTACATCGAATCGCTGAACACCTCAAAATGGAGGTCGATGCATATCTCATTGGCGGGGGCGCAATGTCGTTTCGCGATCTCAAGGACACGACCAAAGACATCGACCTCGTTGTAGCAAACGAAGAGGCGTTTTGCCGTCTTATGGGGACGCTTCGAGATCTGGGCTACGAAGTGGTCTCCGATCTCGGTGAGGAGTACGAGAATCTGGGAGCCCGTCACTGCGTACGGAATGAGGAAGGCTGTCAACTCGATTTGTTTCACTGCCAGATCGCGAATAAACTGGTCTTCAGTGACGGAATGAAAGAACGGAGTGAAGAATTCTTATCGAGGCAGTCCCTCTCCATCGGACTCGTCTCTCTTGACGATATCTTTCTGTTCAAATCAGTCGCGGAGCGCCCGGATGATATCGGAGACATGGCGACACTCGTCCAGTCTGGTCTAGATTTTGATACAATCGAACGAGAGATCGCTACACAGGTCGATCTCATCGGCGGTGAGAGGTTCGTTACTGTCATTTCTGAATCGCTGGAAAAGCTAGACGAACAGGCAGGAATACAAACGCCTCTCGACGATACGATTCACGACTACTACGAACGGTACATGGAGGGGTACGAGCTTCGTATGAACCTAGATGTGGAGACACCAAAGACGGTTCCAGAGTTAGCGACCGAGTTGGGGGTCTCTGAGGAAGAAGTTAACCATCGATTTGAGTATCTTGAGAAATATGGCTTTGCAAAACGGACCAGCGATGGAATTCTCGACACAGGCGACCGAGACAAATTCAAACGCTCCTGAGTGGGGCTAGAACGACAACAAACGTAGGTACCCAGCATACTCATCTGCTGATGGCATTTTCACAATCGTCAAGTACCCATCCCTGACCAAAATCTGTCGAAAGTGGTTCTTGCGGAGACGAAATCAGCGGAAACATAGAACAGCACCGGGTGAACCTGCCAGACAATAGCGTTCCGTCAGATCTTGCCGTCTTGGATATATATTGTAGTGCTGGGGACCTTAAATCTCATCTAGCCGCCGGACGTGATCGCTGTGCTCCGCGCCGGTCTGGTCGCGAAGCGTCGCGGGGTCGGTCTCACCGTTCGCATTCACCAGATACAGCCGGCCGTTCGTGTCGCCGTACACCGACTGGAAGTCGTAGACCAGCCCGTAGACCGCGACTGCGTCGGGTACGTCCCCGCTCGCACGCAGGAACTCGACCTGGCGGTCGACGTTGTACTCGACGAGTTGGTCGACCAGCGATGCTTTCCGTTCGGAGTCGATTCGATCGTCGTTGAGGCCGTCCTCGACGATCGGGACGAGCGCCTCGACCCACTTCTCGATGCCCGCGGGCTGGTCGGATGCGCCCGACTGCACGGCCTCCAGCGCGGCGGTGACCGCGCCACACCCGGTGTGGCCGACCACGAGCGCGACCCGGGTCCCGGTGTGAGCGATCGGGTAGAGCACGCTGCCGTCGATCACCCACTCGCCGTCCACCAGATCGCGCACCTGATTGCCGATCGTACTCGGGGTGAACAGCCAGCCTGGGTCGACAGCGTCGACCATCCCGGTCTGTGAGACCCGCGAGTCCGAACAGCACATCGACACCGCCGCGGGGGCCTGGCCCGACTGGACGTCGTCGAACTGGTCGTCGGGCAGCGATTGGACGTGGCGGTCGTTGCGCGCGAGGATCTCGTCGAGTGTCGTCTCGACCATACCGGCGTTCGCCCCGGGCCGGCCTTCGGTGTTTGGGGTCCGGCGATCCCGACCGAAGTTTGGACGGACCCCGAACGGAGTTTGAAAAATATACTTTCGTTGATCGGTCGAACGACGGGTATGCACGACGAACGCGATCTGACGCGACGACGGACCCTGATCGGTGCCGGGGCGACGAGCGCGAGTCTCCTCGCTGGCTGTCTGGGGCGTGGTGAGGAGTCCACCGGCGAGGACCGGACGACCGACGGCACGGAGACGGCGACGACCGGGGACGGCACGAGTGCGACGACCGCCGCACCGACCACCGAGACGCCCCTGGAGTGTCGTGGGGATCCGACGCTGCCCGCCGACGCTGAGTCTGCCGAGAACGGCGCCGCCGATGGCTCCACGGACGCCGACTGGCAGGAGATGGAACTCACGAGCGTCCGGTGTGCGGACCCGTTCACGATCGGCAGTCTCGACCCGCCGGTCGTCGTCGAGACGTTCGCGGTCTGGTGTCCGACCTGTTCGGCCCAACAACAGAACATGCGTGACCTGGAGGGCGTCACGCGGGTGAGCCTCAACGTCGACCCGAACGAATCGCGCGATATCGTCCGCGAACACGCCGCCGGCAACGGGTTCGACTGGCGATACGCCATCGCGCCCGAACCGATGACCTCGGCGCTGATCGACGCTTTCGACGGGGCGATCGTCCACCCGCCGAGCACGCCGATCGTCGTGGTCTGTGCGGACGGATCGACGATCTACCGCTCGGGCAGTCTGAAGAGTGCCGACGAGATCGAATCGCTCGCGGCCGAGTGCTGATGGTCCTCGGATCGATCGTGACGGCGTTCGGGTTGGGGCTGGCGACGCCGCTGACGGCCGTGTGTGTTATCCCACTCTACCCGGGCTTTCTCGCCTTCCTGGCCGATCAGGGCGAAAATGCCCCCTCGGTCGCGACGCTCGGTGCGCTCGTCGCGACGGGCGTGATCGGCACCATGGCCGCCATCGGCGTCCTCTTCACGACCGTCCTGGAGACGTCACTGACCCGCGTCGTCGAGGTCCTCTCGCCGCCAGCGTTCGCCCTGCTGGGTCTGCTCGGAATCGCACTGATCGTGGGGTTCGACCCCCAGGCCCGCCTGCCGAGCGTCGAGCCACCCCAGTCCCGCCGGCCCGGCCTGTCGGCGCTGGCCTACGGCGCTTTCTTCGCGGCGATCGTGTTGCCCTGCAATCCGGCCTTTATCGCGGTGTTTTTCGCCCGTGCGACGCTGATCGCGGACCCCGTCCGGAGCCTCCTCAACTTCCTGTCCTTTGGCGTCGGCATGGCCGCGCCGCTGCTCGCGCTCGCGGTCGTCTCCGAGGCGGCCCGTGATCGCGTGCTCGGGACGCTCACGGCTCACCGGCGCGCGGTCGACGTGGGGTCGGGCCTGCTGCTCGTCGGCGTCGCGGCCTATTACCTGCTGGCGGTCTTCGAGGTCGCCGGCCCGCTGGGCTGATCGGGGGCCGATGCCCCCAAGCCCGTCGCGGTCGGCGATCGACACAAGCCAGAGGGTTTTGTCCGCGCCGGCCCAACGCCGATCGTGCGCGAACTCGCCTTCGCTCTGGAGTACGACCCCGGGTGTAACGCCGTCGCGGACGCGCTGGCGGCCCACCCCGACGCCCGGATCCGCTCGCTGTCGGTCCACGTCACCGACGACCGCCTCTGGCGGGTCGATCACGCCACCGGGGGGAGCGACGCCCTCGCCGCCATCGAATCGGCCTTTCGCGACGCCGACTACTACGCCGACTGTCTCGCGACCGACGACTGCGGAGCGACACAGACCACCGACGTGCTCGACCGCTCGGATGACACGCTCGTGCTCTTCTCGTACTGGGAGCGCTCGCCGGTCTGTGTCTCGGTGCCACACCTCGCACGCGATCACCTCGGGGACGGCCTCCTGTTCGATACGCGCCACGAGCAACGCCACTACACCTGGCGGATCATCCACTCGGGTGAGGGCGATGAGAGTGCCTTCTTCGGGGCGCTGGAGGACGCTCTGGGGGAGTGTGCCGCCATCGAGATGCTCCGCTCGGGCGCGACGGCGGCGACCGACGCCGAGATGCCGGCCGAACAACGGGCGGCGCTCCGGGCCGCCGTCGAACACGGCTACTACGAGACGCCCCGCGAGGTGGACGTGAGCGATCTGGCCGCCCATCTCGACGTGCCTCGATCGACGCTGAATTATCGATTGCGCCGCGCAGAGGCCCACCTCGCGACCCAGTTCGTCGACCGACAGCGGCCGACCCACGATTGAGTTGGAACGTTCCAACCAAGGCTTATCGATCTCTCGCTCCTGCGTTCTCGTAATGAGCGACGAGGACGCGGGAGCGAGGTCGAACGACGAGGACGCCCCAGGGACCTCGAGCGACGGGACCCCTTCCAGCGGGGCGGGCAGCGCCGAGTCGGCGCAGACGGTCACGGCCCGCCTCGTCGTCCCCGAGATGGACTGTCCGTCGTGTGCGAAGAAAGTCGACGGGAGTCTGGAACGGGTCACGGGAATCACGGCGGTCGAGCTCTCACCGACCCAGGGGACGGCGGCGGTCACGTACGACGCCGAGGCGACGACCCGGCGCGACGTGATCGCGGCCATCGAGAGTGCGGGCTACGAGGTGCTCGACGGTGGGGGTGGAGACGACGAGACGGACACCGGGGGGCCCGCGATCGCCCCGCCGACGGACGTCTGGACGAGTGCGCGCGCGATCAAGACCTGGATCGGGGCGGTCGTCCTGACGCTCGGACTGATCGTCGAGTTCGTCCTCACCGGCGGGAACGTCGGCGTGGCGACCGTTCTCGGCGCGTCGATCACCGTCGCGGACCTCCTCTTCCTCCTCGCGGTCGTCGTGAGCGGTGCACCGGTCGTCCGGAGTGGATTCCACTCGGCGCGCGCCCGGAGCCTGGACATCGACTTGCTGATGGGGACGGCGATCATCGCGGCGACGGCGATCGGCCTGTTCGTCGAGGCCGCGACGCTGGCCGTCCTGTTTTCGATCGCCGAACTGCTCGAAGACTACGCGATGGACCGGGCACGCGATTCGCTCCGGGAGTTGATGGAACTCTCGCCCGACGAGGCAACGGTCCGGCGCGACGGCGAGGCGGTGACCGTCCCCGCCGACGACGTCGCGATCGGCGACCGGGTGCTCGTCAAACCCGGCGAGAAGATCCCCCTCGACGGGACCGTCGTCGAGGGCGAGAGCGCGGTCGACGAGTCACCGATCACCGGCGAGAGCATGCCCGTCGAGAAGCGCGCGGGCGACGAGGTGTTCGCCGGATCGATCACCGCCGAGGGCTACCTGGAGATCGAGGTCACCTCTCGGGCGGGCGATTCGACGCTCGCGCGCATCATCGATCTCGTCCAGGGCGCTGAACGCAATCAGACCGACAGCGAGCAGTTCGTCGACCGCTTCGCGGGCTACTACACGCCGGTCGTGGTCGTTCTCGCCGTGCTGACGGCGACGATCCCGCCGCTCGTCATCGCGTCGGACGTGACGCTCGCCGTCGCGGGCGTCGACGTCGTCCTCCCGGCGGGGTGGCGCGCGTGGTTCGTCCGTGGGCTGACCTTGCTCGTGATCGCGTGTCCCTGCGCGTTCGTCATTTCGACGCCCGTCTCGGTCGTCTCGGGGATCACCAGCGCCGCCCGCTCGGGCGTGCTCATCAAGGGTGGGAACCACCTGGAGACGATGGGTACCGTCGAGGCGGTCGCCCTCGACAAGACCGGGACGCTCACGCGGGGCGACCTCTCGGTGACCGATATCGTCCCGTCGGGCGATCGCGACGCCGACGCGATTCTCCGGATCGCGGCGGCGCTCGAACGGCGCTCGGAACACCCGATCGCGGCGGCGATCCTCGACCGGGCCGACCGCGAGGGGATGGTGATCCCCGAACCGAGTGCCTTCGAGACCCGCCCCGGCGAGGGTGTGCACGCGACGATCGACGGCGAGACCTATTATGCAGGGACGCCCGCGCTGTTCGCGGACCTGGGGGCCGACGGCGCGGGGGCGGCAGTGGGGAGCGACGACGCCGACGACGCCGACGACGCCCGGGCGACCCTCGAAGCCGACGGGAAGACCGTCGTCGCGGTCGGGACGGCCGACGCGGTCCACGGCCTGATCGGCGTCGCCGACACCGTCCGTCCGGGCGCACGCGAGGCCGTCGAGCGCTTACTCGACCTCGGCGTCGCCCACGTCGTCATGCTCACCGGCGACAACGAGGGGACGGCGCGAGCGATCGCCGACCAGACCGGCGTCGACGCGTATCGCGCCGAACTCCTGCCCGAGGACAAAGTCGCTGCGGTCGAGGCCGTCCGCGAGGAGTACGGCACGGTCGCGATGGTCGGCGACGGCATCAACGACGCGCCCGCGCTGGCGACCGCCGACGTGGGGGTCGCGATGGGCGCGGCGGGCACCGACACTGCGATCGAGACTGCCGACATCGCGCTGTTGGGCGACGACGTCCGGAAGTTGCCCTACCTCTACGATCTCTCGCGGACCGCCAATCGCGTCATCCGCCAGAACATCTGGTCGAGTCTCGGCGTGAAGGCCTTGCTCGCGGTCGGCGTCC belongs to Halococcoides cellulosivorans and includes:
- a CDS encoding cytochrome c biogenesis protein CcdA; amino-acid sequence: MVLGSIVTAFGLGLATPLTAVCVIPLYPGFLAFLADQGENAPSVATLGALVATGVIGTMAAIGVLFTTVLETSLTRVVEVLSPPAFALLGLLGIALIVGFDPQARLPSVEPPQSRRPGLSALAYGAFFAAIVLPCNPAFIAVFFARATLIADPVRSLLNFLSFGVGMAAPLLALAVVSEAARDRVLGTLTAHRRAVDVGSGLLLVGVAAYYLLAVFEVAGPLG
- a CDS encoding TlpA family protein disulfide reductase → MHDERDLTRRRTLIGAGATSASLLAGCLGRGEESTGEDRTTDGTETATTGDGTSATTAAPTTETPLECRGDPTLPADAESAENGAADGSTDADWQEMELTSVRCADPFTIGSLDPPVVVETFAVWCPTCSAQQQNMRDLEGVTRVSLNVDPNESRDIVREHAAGNGFDWRYAIAPEPMTSALIDAFDGAIVHPPSTPIVVVCADGSTIYRSGSLKSADEIESLAAEC
- a CDS encoding carbonic anhydrase, translated to MVETTLDEILARNDRHVQSLPDDQFDDVQSGQAPAAVSMCCSDSRVSQTGMVDAVDPGWLFTPSTIGNQVRDLVDGEWVIDGSVLYPIAHTGTRVALVVGHTGCGAVTAALEAVQSGASDQPAGIEKWVEALVPIVEDGLNDDRIDSERKASLVDQLVEYNVDRQVEFLRASGDVPDAVAVYGLVYDFQSVYGDTNGRLYLVNANGETDPATLRDQTGAEHSDHVRRLDEI
- a CDS encoding heavy metal translocating P-type ATPase is translated as MSDEDAGARSNDEDAPGTSSDGTPSSGAGSAESAQTVTARLVVPEMDCPSCAKKVDGSLERVTGITAVELSPTQGTAAVTYDAEATTRRDVIAAIESAGYEVLDGGGGDDETDTGGPAIAPPTDVWTSARAIKTWIGAVVLTLGLIVEFVLTGGNVGVATVLGASITVADLLFLLAVVVSGAPVVRSGFHSARARSLDIDLLMGTAIIAATAIGLFVEAATLAVLFSIAELLEDYAMDRARDSLRELMELSPDEATVRRDGEAVTVPADDVAIGDRVLVKPGEKIPLDGTVVEGESAVDESPITGESMPVEKRAGDEVFAGSITAEGYLEIEVTSRAGDSTLARIIDLVQGAERNQTDSEQFVDRFAGYYTPVVVVLAVLTATIPPLVIASDVTLAVAGVDVVLPAGWRAWFVRGLTLLVIACPCAFVISTPVSVVSGITSAARSGVLIKGGNHLETMGTVEAVALDKTGTLTRGDLSVTDIVPSGDRDADAILRIAAALERRSEHPIAAAILDRADREGMVIPEPSAFETRPGEGVHATIDGETYYAGTPALFADLGADGAGAAVGSDDADDADDARATLEADGKTVVAVGTADAVHGLIGVADTVRPGAREAVERLLDLGVAHVVMLTGDNEGTARAIADQTGVDAYRAELLPEDKVAAVEAVREEYGTVAMVGDGINDAPALATADVGVAMGAAGTDTAIETADIALLGDDVRKLPYLYDLSRTANRVIRQNIWSSLGVKALLAVGVPIGLVSVAVAVVVGDMGMSLGVTGNAMRLARVSPETTDADGSE
- a CDS encoding MarR family transcriptional regulator, with product MIGESQLRLLSYLATESNSEVPISTLADQLGWSTGHTSRIVSDLEARGCIRTTESGRHKLTKLSDIEPVAQLQALMTEYGHVDFPQLVAGSGLRLLYYLDRRRTATELAEVSDLSRATVYRRLNDLQAVGIIGKSKSHYELNDPFSKLSSIARGLAHHEHRREAERRADRVNILWETHEEYLFASDSELDRDGFFLTGPSLFAEFDIPLLTRNRRHYFHSDRITGVSSADLVCHTLLIDDDSRYRTYCLLLIQRETIGWTTLRERAKYYEQEADIDLLTIITDLVAYLETGGRIPSDRLPSWEDFKSTAADYEINV
- a CDS encoding helix-turn-helix domain-containing protein, translated to MRELAFALEYDPGCNAVADALAAHPDARIRSLSVHVTDDRLWRVDHATGGSDALAAIESAFRDADYYADCLATDDCGATQTTDVLDRSDDTLVLFSYWERSPVCVSVPHLARDHLGDGLLFDTRHEQRHYTWRIIHSGEGDESAFFGALEDALGECAAIEMLRSGATAATDAEMPAEQRAALRAAVEHGYYETPREVDVSDLAAHLDVPRSTLNYRLRRAEAHLATQFVDRQRPTHD